In the Plasmodium sp. gorilla clade G2 genome assembly, chromosome: 12 genome, ttgtttatttatattattataatctttagatgagaatatttttttttcataagatccaatttgtttattatttgtaaaaaGTGATATAATatggttataaaaaaaattaaaatttgataataaaaagttATGAATAAAATTCATTAGTTCTACTGGccataaataaaatggataataagaaaaaaataatatatcatctttCAAATTTTGGAAATacatattacaaatatataataagaataatataaaaattttatgataatatctaaatattttcttagtatatacaaaataatttaatgaattattataaatacctTTTGTAGctgttattaatttttttaataatgttCTTATATCATttctataattaaataatgtattcatataaatacacAATATggtttttttacatttaatattttgatttttttttaataaattagatattaaagaaaagcataaaatattatttgacATATTTGTTGATttacttatattatatttaatataataattaatattaaatagttgatctttataattttttttttcttcattgtaataattattatatgaaatattattattcatagaAATAGAttgatttaaattattattcttattattgttattatcataataattacatgtttcattttgtaattcattattatttatattattatttgttgaagtgtcattattttgttcacTCTCTGAATATGCATGATCTGAAAAATCAACATTAAAATATGAATCtgtttcataattatttgtatgatcatttatattttgtatcaTATGATCATCTGATATATTAATGttgatattttctttatttttattatcattcatttttaaattaacaTATAGATCTTCTTGATCTTCTTGATCTACTTGATCTTCTTGATCTACTTGATCTTCTTGATCTTCTTGATCTACTTGATCTTCTTgatcttctttatttatatctacaATTGTATCACTTTGAGTTATagtttcttttatttttatattgattTCTTTATTACTATTTGTATTGTTAATATATCCTTTAAAGTCTACATGAACCTCTATATTATGTAACCAtataataagatatataaaaaaagaaaaagataatttTGGTGTTTCTAATATTTGCTCTATAAacgtttttatatattgatctctatgttttaataaaagatTTTCATTATGTAAGATATAAAGTATAAGATTGAATGTCTCGTCATAAgtacattttattttgaatgATTTATTCTGTAATTCACTACGATATACACATGATGTGTTTGAAttatctaattttttttttaacttaaaaaaataattatagcACACCTTTGTATATCCTAAAATGTTTGAATTGTCAATAATATTTTCGTTCTCCATTATATGGTAAGTATCAtccatattaaaaatataaacacaaGAATTGTTTTGATATGGAtctatattttgatttacttttacattttgatatacattttgatttatattttgatttatattttgatttatattttgatttatattttcatttacatcatcttcatcgtttaattttaatatatttttttttttttttttttttttttcttcttgtatatacaaataaaacaaCAAATTGTTATATAACTTAAAAAGTGTTGAataattcataaatatatcgTTGGGAATATTTtcttgatatatattaaatgaattaatttttattatatataaagataagaaaaaaaattttaattgttCCTTTAGCATatgattaaatataattctttttacaatattgtttataatttttatattatttattttatttaagaaaatattttcacCTATCACCTTCACTTGattttctaaattattatttattatttgagagaagatgataaaataatataaatctatATTGGTCAAAATATcttctttatcttttatattttcataatattttatatcattaaaaaaaaactttcTATACAAATcagtatattttatatcttttacatttaataattcttcattCTGTGAATCATAATTCTTtggaataatattattatcatcattataatgataattataaatacaatCATCTATAATATCTATTTTGTTATTGTCCTTGtcagtattttttttttctttttcctcaTCCTTTTGACATTTATTTGATGTAATAAATTTGCTCATAAATTTttgaattaaattattaccTGCATCATCATCTTtgttattgatattattatttgttgatTGACTCACACGTGttattttatcatcacatgatatattattattatcacatgatatattattattatcaccacatgatatattattattatcaccacatgatatattattattatcaccacatgatatatttttttcatcacatgatttatttttacccattttattatttttcttttcattttcaatTAAATCTTCTATATTTACATCCTTTGAACAATTAAATCtttgataatatttcttatctaatttaaaattagtaagatataattttttaataatctgatttatgaacatattttctttttcttcttttttatgtttCATATTACTATCAGTTTCATtcatttttacttttaaatAACACATTATATCAATATGTTCTTTTGTTATCTTTTTATATCCATAATTATCTTTtcttaaaatatttcttttaaatttctgataattattatctacAATATGGAaatttttatcttcatttataatatctgtattataaatattatttattgtattaatttttttttttattagttCATCTGTTGTTCCTGTTTCTcctataatatttaatagtttatttatatatgaataataaaagggtgcatttatattttttttacatattaatatatacagttcgttttttatatattctaaaaGACATTCAACAACTTTAATTTtgtatttcctttttttcttatacatattattattattattattataaatgttGATGGTGTTATCACAATTAGTTTTAATATggacatttttattttcttccttttttattaatatatcatcactttttttatatatgtcaaAAAGGttgattaatttttttatcataataaaaatattttttacaaaaaaatttaagaTAAATGGTTCTTGTCttattaatgaaaatatatttttcatcaggtgagttaaaaaaattaaactatctatttttatatgatcaaTGTTGCTAATTAGATGATTCATATggatagtatatatattattattattattattattattataacttttattatcatttaataaatatttggaagaagaataaaaattatcttcataatccatatatttttcatatatataattagtttcattttctaaatatgtattattattataatcaaatGTATAATTAATAGTATCtcttttgttattattatttatgtcaTCACACATAATATTGtattgataattattatcatttatataatatattaatttattataaatatctattttatttgtgTCTTCCACATATTCGTTTGTCATCTTCTCTTCTTCATCTAATTCATATTGGTATTCAAAAttgttattactattacttttatttttattgtcattatttttaCCGTTTAATAGACAAATTGAAGAATCAGATGTGTTGTCGTttctaatataaaaaagtataaGATCATTAAAGAGTCTAATGTTTTGCTCCAGccatataagaataaaatgatcataattatttttaatattatctttttgtaATAGATAATCCAAATATTTaatgtttaatatattatttattaaatgatgtGTAGGTTTTGCTTGTATTAATATctgtttaaatatattttttttattttttaaaatatggaaataaaaaataatttcttttgtaattattaagaataaatttttaattaaaatatatttatatggatgattatataagaaaggattaaaatgaaaattaataatcatattaaatattttacattttaataatacataattttGGATAcctctttttatattttctaattcattataaataacatcaaaagaaaataataaacctttcaataaatgaagaattatattttttaaatgttctacaatttttattaaatgaaatttAGATTCTAATAAATTCAcataataacaaataataatataagaatatttcttatttatttttataatagaagataaaaatattaatacatgTGATAATATCTTTactttatttgatatatcttccatattattattcataccaTCATCTTTAtagtaaaataataatctttctaataataaattcatataaggaataatatatgtatttattatatttttattatatatatcttcatcattttttaaacacTGCAAAAAAATCTGGTCCACCTCATTTATTAATTCTGAGAATTtctcttcttctttttcatcttttttttctagAACCTTTATAGCttttaatatctttttctttttatcctTGCACATTGAATggttcaaaaaataaaaaataaaataaaaaataaaaaataataaaataataaaatggtaGCTACAATTAACTCAacaacaaaaacaaaataaatatattatatatatatataaaatattatttgtatatatgttctatttaaatataaaaaaaaaaaaaaaatagagagAAATAGAAATAAAGAGACAGAaattaaatacaaatatatatatttacatataattattaattttatattagatCTAATTATtgagataaagaaaaaaaaaaaaaaaaaaaattttaaactGTGTTCATAGgatgatttatttataatactaTATATCTGCTTCATAAaagttaaaatatatatatatatatatttttatttatttatacaacttaaatattattgttcCTTTAAGAAGTGAAGAATAATACTTATTAGATAAATTCAAAatgtgatataaataatatattcttaaataatataatataatataatataatattacttgtcatttttcttatatctAATTATAagcataaataaataaatatatatatatataatatttaagaaaaaagaaaaagtccTTTATTGTAAGTTCtacaataaataattttttataaatttttttctttttttttaaaataatgtgGAAAAAGTAATGCtatatttaacatattaattcatatatatattaaattaaaaatactaatatataataaacttttaattatttttatattatataatataatatattatatatgtatataattttttatagactataatatattttttacatatatataaaatatatactataattcattgcatatatatttatatatatatattatatattctctTATAATGATCatacaaaagaaaaattttaattttttttttttttttttttttatctagtggtaattatatatttttaattttacttatatttatataggtcacaacaataataatatcaatgataaaaaaaaaaaaatatatatattgaataagtttaagataatttaaaataaaaaaaaatatatatatatacataaataaatatttataaatataacatttaaaccttttctttttttttttcttttttttttctttttttttcttttttcttcttttttttttatagagaTTTTGATttgaacaaataataaaataatatatattgaagaAGCCGgcttctaatatatatattatttatattttatatttttatatatttttatttttatattttcaatatttttattgcaCAGATATGCAGAAAATtgagatataaaatatatatttatgaaaaaaatagaaaagaaaaaaaaaaaaaaaaaaaatatacatatatattatatatatatatatatatatatatgtatgtttatttatatagttATAAAATTTTAGGCATAAGAGAAAATTAATAGATTTacataataaagaaaacCATACAGGTAagagaaattattatttatttataagatatatatatgtatgtatgtatggatttatttatttatttaattagtGTGAccataaacataatatataatacataatatatatatttttatttattttatttttttgtagaaataaatttgatgattatataaatttttttaaaaagaattcaatggtagtaataatacaaatagaGAGACAAGGTTGTTAATTTAATAAGATTAGTTTAAAAGtaaaaagtttttttttgatatatcctatatattatatattatatataatatataatatataatattattatgaaggATATGGAAAGGAATCATAATaagcaaaaatatattcatacatacatatatatatatatatatatatatatatattatatgtatgtgttaAAGATGATTTAAAAAGACTGTCAAATATAAAAGACtcctttatataataataataatatatatatatatatatatttatttatgtgcaaatctttatatatttaaccgaatttctataatttaattttttattttatcaaaaaaaattaattgttATAATGATCGATGCactgtatatattttttattaacggGCAACTGCTTATTCAAAGAAATTATCGAGATAGTACTAAGAGGACTGATTTAagtcaatatataaataaatatataaaaactaaacgtttttatgaaaatcctattgttgaaataaataatgttttttttataaatgtaaatataaatgaaatagtAATAACTGTATTAACAAGAAGCAATTCGAATATATGTTtgatatttaattttatttataaatttattgagatattaaaatatttttttaataatgaatTATCTGGAATAAATATAGTAAATAATTTTGTGTTGATATATGAGATATGTGATGAAATAATAGATTATGGCTATCCTCAAACATTAgaagtaaatatattaaagaatagtttattaaataaagttAAATATTATAGTAAGACATCTAGATATTTCCAGAAAATAtcaaatgaattattaaatgtaaataGTGTAATTGAAGATATTATACATGATGATGTACATATACACAATAGAAttagtgataataaaaaaagtaaatctaataataaaattagagACTTTTATAATACGAAAAAtgtcaaaaataaaaataatacatatgatttaaatgaaaaaaataaattaaaatatataggtAAAGAAACATTaaatagaataaaaaataaaatcataaataataataataataataaaacagttaaccattttaattatataacagGTAATTGTACATggagaaataataatatctattataaaaaaaatgaaatatatatagatatattagaaatattaaatgtaactataaatagtaataatcTAATATATGCCCATATAAATGGAAAAGTTACATTAAAATGTCATCTCTCAGGCATGCCTTTATGTGAATTaagtacaaataataaaataaatttattaaagaaTATTCTAGCAGCaagtaatacaaataatacaaataataataataataataataataataataacaatgacACAAATAATTTACGAGATAGTACTGGATCAGCAaattatgttaaaaataaattgatacaaaataaattaaaaaaaaaatatactcttgatgaaaaagataatgaagaaattattattgaTAATTGTATTTTTCATCATTGTGTTACATTAtctaaatatgaaaataataaagttaTTACATTCACACCTCCTGATGGAACATTTGAACTTATGAAATATACTATTactaaaaatattcaaatacCTTTTCATATTTTAGCTATATATAATCCTATATtagaatattcaaaaaatgttgaaaa is a window encoding:
- a CDS encoding AP-3 complex subunit mu, putative; its protein translation is MIDALYIFFINGQLLIQRNYRDSTKRTDLSQYINKYIKTKRFYENPIVEINNVFFINVNINEIVITVLTRSNSNICLIFNFIYKFIEILKYFFNNELSGINIVNNFVLIYEICDEIIDYGYPQTLEVNILKNSLLNKVKYYSKTSRYFQKISNELLNVNSVIEDIIHDDVHIHNRISDNKKSKSNNKIRDFYNTKNVKNKNNTYDLNEKNKLKYIGKETLNRIKNKIINNNNNNKTVNHFNYITGNCTWRNNNIYYKKNEIYIDILEILNVTINSNNLIYAHINGKVTLKCHLSGMPLCELSTNNKINLLKNILAASNTNNTNNNNNNNNNNNNDTNNLRDSTGSANYVKNKLIQNKLKKKYTLDEKDNEEIIIDNCIFHHCVTLSKYENNKVITFTPPDGTFELMKYTITKNIQIPFHILAIYNPILEYSKNVEKKFSLKKLTTNNKSIYGEYKNTNKYEYSVTIKSNYKGNMHASDVLIKIPIYKFSENVQVKYKSIGKTEFNNIDSLVIWRIKKFLSSSEHNIKIHLTLENHNQIYSNINNTQKVDDLSKVVLQVHKIKNMNTVKFLNTYKMPITLSFKIPMFTSSGMYIRYLKVFEKSNYKIIKWIKYLTESGIYQYK